From the genome of Amycolatopsis sp. NBC_01488, one region includes:
- the ppgK gene encoding polyphosphate--glucose phosphotransferase — protein MVEATRRGFGIDIGGSGIKGALVDLDKGQLIGDRIRIETPKPSTPSAVADVVHDVVTQAAWDGPVGVTLPAVVKKGVAHTAANIDKQWIGTDADALFAKRLGRGVDQIAMLNDADAAGMAEIRFGDPVARKGVTALLTFGTGIGSAVFQDGKLVPNTEFGHLEIDGHDAEKRAAASVKDNEGLSYPEWAKRVHRYLTVLENLIWPDLFIVGGGVSKKAEKWVPLLDIRTPVLVATLQNNAGIVGAAAAASEGIQH, from the coding sequence GTGGTGGAGGCGACCCGCCGAGGTTTCGGCATCGACATCGGCGGCAGCGGGATCAAGGGCGCCTTGGTCGACCTGGACAAGGGGCAGCTCATCGGCGACCGGATCCGGATCGAGACGCCGAAGCCGTCCACCCCCTCGGCGGTGGCGGACGTCGTGCACGACGTCGTGACGCAGGCGGCCTGGGACGGCCCGGTCGGCGTGACGCTCCCGGCGGTCGTCAAGAAGGGCGTCGCGCACACCGCGGCCAACATCGACAAGCAGTGGATCGGCACCGACGCCGACGCCCTCTTCGCCAAGCGCCTCGGCCGCGGCGTCGACCAGATCGCGATGCTCAACGACGCCGACGCGGCGGGCATGGCGGAGATCCGCTTCGGCGACCCCGTCGCGCGCAAGGGCGTCACCGCGCTGCTCACCTTCGGCACCGGCATCGGCAGCGCGGTGTTCCAGGACGGCAAGCTCGTCCCGAACACCGAGTTCGGCCACCTGGAGATCGACGGCCACGACGCGGAGAAGCGCGCGGCCGCCTCGGTGAAGGACAACGAGGGCCTCTCCTACCCCGAATGGGCCAAGCGCGTGCACCGTTATCTGACCGTGCTCGAAAACCTGATCTGGCCCGACCTGTTCATCGTCGGCGGCGGGGTCAGCAAGAAGGCCGAGAAATGGGTGCCGCTGCTGGACATCCGCACTCCGGTACTGGTGGCCACGCTGCAGAACAACGCCGGGATCGTGGGTGCCGCGGCCGCCGCCAGCGAGGGCATCCAGCACTAG